The following are from one region of the Streptomyces decoyicus genome:
- a CDS encoding YhgE/Pip family protein, which translates to MKAVKLALLELRRFRGPMRRLVPALLCLVPLLYGAMYLWANWDPYGKTDRMPVAVVNQDHLAHARQGSRVNAGDQLVQQLKASGTFDWHFVGPDEARDGLEHGRYFFTIDIPPDFSRKLATGADTRPQQAGIRIELNDANNYVAGIMTEVVQNKLQDQVNSATHAAYVRSVYGELSDVRDKLSTAADGAHRLVGATRVAQQGTSTVASATSTLHDGADGVAAGARQIARATGQIDDLSGRLDRAAADRLPGSLSTLVTTARLTTDGLDAVHTATSATRKGTSRAVADLTDLADSHPELRGDPVYRTALSHARDLDTTATDLDGRAAAAENNARRSLRDAERLQDHVGSLRRDVLALHTPLRLVDTGAHSAADGAHGLVEGLGTLEKGSGALRAAADQAHDGASDVSRTVDDGLHKIPRTTPDQVAHAAEVLGTPVHIDRGNLHPAGVYGRGLAPFFFGIALWVFGLFAYLLLRPLNTRALAGRVGAFTTAVAGWLPAAVLGAVGALVLYGVVDLALGLSPVHRFWMLALLVTAAAAFVAVDHCLRTLFGVPGDVLSLVLLILQLTASGGLYPLPTEPAFFQVLNPLLPMTYLVDGLRVTVSGGLTENLLRDFVVLFAFTAGFLAVTALAVRRQRVWTVGRLHPDVSL; encoded by the coding sequence ATGAAAGCCGTCAAGCTGGCGCTGCTCGAACTCCGGCGCTTCCGGGGGCCGATGCGCCGACTGGTCCCCGCCCTGCTCTGCCTGGTGCCGTTGCTGTACGGCGCCATGTACCTCTGGGCGAACTGGGACCCGTACGGCAAGACGGACCGCATGCCGGTCGCCGTCGTCAACCAGGACCACCTGGCACATGCGCGGCAGGGCAGCCGGGTGAACGCCGGCGACCAGCTGGTCCAGCAGCTCAAGGCGTCCGGCACCTTCGACTGGCACTTCGTCGGTCCGGACGAGGCGCGGGACGGGCTGGAGCACGGCCGCTACTTCTTCACCATCGACATCCCACCCGACTTCAGCCGCAAGCTCGCCACGGGTGCCGACACCCGACCGCAACAGGCGGGCATCCGGATCGAACTCAACGATGCCAACAACTACGTCGCCGGCATCATGACCGAGGTGGTGCAGAACAAGCTTCAGGACCAGGTCAACTCCGCCACGCATGCCGCCTATGTGCGCAGCGTCTACGGCGAGTTGTCGGACGTGCGCGACAAGCTGTCCACCGCGGCCGATGGCGCACACCGGCTGGTGGGCGCCACCCGCGTGGCGCAGCAGGGCACTTCCACGGTCGCGTCGGCGACCTCCACCCTGCACGACGGTGCCGACGGCGTCGCCGCCGGGGCGCGGCAGATCGCCCGTGCCACCGGGCAGATCGACGACCTCTCCGGCCGCCTCGACCGGGCCGCCGCCGACCGTCTGCCCGGATCCCTCTCCACCCTGGTGACCACCGCCCGGCTGACCACCGACGGCCTGGACGCGGTGCACACCGCCACCAGCGCCACCCGCAAGGGCACTTCACGCGCCGTGGCGGACCTCACCGATCTCGCCGACTCCCACCCCGAGCTACGCGGCGACCCCGTCTACCGAACGGCCCTGAGCCACGCCCGCGACCTGGACACCACGGCCACCGACCTCGACGGCCGGGCCGCTGCCGCCGAGAACAACGCCCGGCGCTCCCTCCGCGACGCCGAACGCCTCCAGGACCATGTCGGATCGCTCAGGCGCGATGTGCTGGCTCTGCACACCCCCCTCCGTCTCGTCGACACCGGAGCGCACAGCGCCGCCGACGGTGCGCACGGCCTCGTCGAAGGGCTCGGCACCCTGGAAAAGGGCTCCGGCGCGCTGCGTGCCGCCGCCGACCAGGCGCACGACGGTGCCTCGGACGTCTCCCGCACCGTGGACGACGGACTGCACAAGATTCCCCGCACCACCCCCGACCAGGTCGCCCATGCCGCCGAAGTACTGGGCACGCCCGTACACATCGACCGGGGGAACCTGCACCCGGCCGGTGTCTACGGACGCGGTCTGGCCCCGTTCTTCTTCGGCATCGCCCTGTGGGTGTTCGGCCTCTTCGCCTACCTGTTGCTGCGCCCGCTCAACACTCGTGCCCTGGCCGGCCGGGTCGGCGCCTTCACCACTGCCGTCGCGGGATGGCTTCCGGCCGCGGTGCTCGGGGCCGTGGGGGCGCTGGTGCTCTACGGCGTCGTGGACCTCGCCCTCGGGCTCAGTCCCGTCCACCGCTTCTGGATGCTCGCGCTCCTGGTCACCGCGGCAGCGGCCTTCGTCGCCGTCGATCACTGCCTGCGCACCCTTTTCGGGGTGCCGGGCGACGTCCTGTCCCTGGTCCTGCTCATCCTCCAGCTCACCGCCTCCGGCGGGCTCTATCCACTGCCCACCGAGCCGGCCTTCTTCCAGGTGCTGAACCCACTGCTCCCGATGACCTACCTGGTCGACGGATTGCGCGTCACCGTCTCGGGCGGGCTCACCGAGAACCTCCTGCGTGACTTCGTCGTCCTCTTCGCCTTCACCGCCGGCTTTCTCGCCGTGACCGCCCTCGCCGTAAGACGCCAACGGGTCTGGACCGTCGGGCGTCTCCATCCCGACGTTTCCCTGTGA
- a CDS encoding peroxiredoxin, with protein MASAPHLGTPVPDFTLPGGVLTGDSFERRDYTLSLQRGRPLVLAFYPGDDTSVCTKQLCSYSSGLEHFQDQNAEVWGISPQDVDSHERFARKYDLRMPLLADTDRHVTRTFGIAAPGIGLRRAVFLIGPDGILHWKHVALLGAGFQPLDTLTRHLAGMTST; from the coding sequence ATGGCCTCAGCACCGCACCTCGGTACACCCGTCCCCGACTTCACCTTGCCCGGTGGTGTCCTGACCGGCGACAGCTTCGAGCGCCGTGACTACACCCTCTCCCTGCAACGCGGCCGCCCGCTGGTGCTGGCGTTCTATCCGGGCGACGACACCAGCGTGTGCACCAAACAGCTGTGTTCCTACTCCAGTGGCCTCGAACACTTCCAGGACCAGAACGCGGAAGTCTGGGGCATCAGCCCCCAAGACGTGGACAGCCACGAGCGGTTCGCGCGCAAATACGACCTGCGGATGCCCCTGCTCGCCGACACCGATCGCCACGTCACCCGCACCTTCGGCATCGCCGCCCCCGGGATCGGACTGCGCAGGGCGGTCTTCCTCATCGGACCCGACGGAATACTGCACTGGAAACACGTGGCGCTGCTCGGTGCCGGCTTCCAACCCCTCGACACCCTCACGCGGCATCTCGCCGGCATGACATCCACCTGA
- a CDS encoding lamin tail domain-containing protein, with the protein MLRLRTVAAAAISAACAGAALLPVPAQAAGSVHLYKIYYDSPGSDTRSTTSLNAEYVQIKNSTSRAVSLTGWTLTDASRHTYTFGSYSLGAGKTVTVHTGKGTNTAAHRYQGRGAYVWNNDRDSATLKKSTGGTVDTCSYHSTRADYKMC; encoded by the coding sequence ATGCTCCGTCTTCGTACCGTGGCCGCTGCTGCCATATCTGCGGCCTGTGCCGGCGCCGCCTTGCTGCCCGTGCCCGCACAGGCTGCCGGTTCCGTCCACCTCTACAAGATCTACTACGACAGCCCCGGCTCGGACACCCGCTCCACCACGAGCCTCAACGCCGAGTACGTACAGATCAAGAACTCCACCAGCCGGGCTGTCAGCCTCACAGGTTGGACACTGACGGACGCCTCCCGGCACACGTACACCTTCGGCTCCTACTCGCTCGGAGCCGGCAAGACAGTCACCGTCCACACCGGCAAGGGCACGAACACCGCAGCGCACCGTTACCAGGGCCGCGGCGCCTACGTGTGGAACAACGACCGGGACTCGGCCACGCTGAAGAAGTCGACCGGCGGCACGGTCGACACCTGCTCCTACCACTCCACGCGAGCCGACTACAAGATGTGCTGA